A genomic stretch from Bosea sp. F3-2 includes:
- a CDS encoding sugar ABC transporter permease — MTATTLPPRSAGSGGVWGRLSISTKQIVWAWAFLALPVLFFAIVRFYPTLEAFYLSVTDWDLLNEARFVGLDNYRKLFADPVFWQVFRNTFAYLIFGTPIAIVLSFAIAYYLDRVVFLHGLIRALYFLPYLTTAAAMAWVWRWFYQPPPIGVINSLLGFVGLPAQPFLRSVDQALPAIMLTAIWAHLGFQIIIFMAGLRAIPTSYYEAARIDGLGDGAILTRITIPLLKPTTVFLVVFSSIGFLRIFDQVYNMTSNDPGGPLNSTKPLVLMIYQTAFSSYQMGYAAAQTVVLFTILFSISMAQLWILRSR, encoded by the coding sequence ATGACCGCGACGACATTGCCGCCTCGGAGCGCGGGCTCCGGAGGCGTCTGGGGACGGCTGTCCATTTCCACGAAGCAGATCGTCTGGGCCTGGGCGTTTCTCGCCCTCCCCGTGCTCTTCTTCGCCATCGTCCGCTTCTATCCGACTCTGGAGGCCTTCTACCTGTCGGTGACCGACTGGGATCTGCTGAACGAGGCGCGCTTCGTCGGCCTCGACAACTACCGCAAGCTGTTCGCCGATCCGGTGTTCTGGCAGGTCTTCCGCAACACCTTCGCCTATCTGATCTTCGGCACGCCGATCGCGATCGTGCTGTCATTCGCCATCGCCTACTATCTCGACCGCGTGGTGTTCTTGCACGGCCTGATCCGCGCGCTCTACTTCCTGCCCTATCTCACCACCGCCGCCGCGATGGCCTGGGTCTGGCGCTGGTTCTACCAGCCCCCGCCGATCGGGGTCATCAACAGCCTCCTCGGCTTCGTCGGCCTGCCGGCGCAGCCCTTCCTCCGGTCGGTCGACCAGGCGCTGCCGGCGATCATGCTGACCGCGATCTGGGCGCATCTCGGCTTCCAGATCATCATCTTCATGGCCGGGCTGCGCGCCATCCCAACGAGCTATTACGAGGCGGCACGCATCGACGGGCTGGGCGATGGGGCGATCCTGACCCGCATCACCATACCGCTGCTGAAGCCGACCACCGTCTTCCTCGTCGTGTTTTCGTCGATCGGATTCCTGCGGATATTCGATCAGGTCTACAACATGACCAGCAACGACCCTGGCGGCCCGCTCAACTCGACCAAGCCGCTGGTCCTGATGATCTATCAGACGGCTTTCTCCTCTTATCAGATGGGCTACGCAGCGGCCCAGACCGTCGTGCTGTTCACCATTCTGTTCTCGATCTCGATGGCGCAGCTCTGGATCCTGAGGAGCCGCTGA
- a CDS encoding carbohydrate ABC transporter permease, whose product MSRDTAKPLPAYGAVRPGRIIAWTILFLGGIVMMTPLLFMFSTSLKSAGQVYDLRLIPDQPTLANYIKVLSDGRFGRWFLNSTLIATIVTLSCLFFDSLVAYTLAKFSFPGRRAVFLAILSTLMIPTEMLVIPWYLMASKLGWIDTYWGIMFPGMITAFGVFLMKQFFETVPNDFLEAARVDGLNEFAIWWKVALPLVTPALSALAIFTFLGNWTAFFWPLIVTTDQSLYTLPVGLSSFAVEQSIQWELIMTGAALATIPTLLIFLFLQRYIVRGVMLAGVKG is encoded by the coding sequence ATGAGCAGAGACACCGCTAAGCCCCTGCCCGCCTACGGAGCCGTCCGCCCCGGCCGGATCATCGCCTGGACGATCCTGTTCCTCGGCGGCATCGTGATGATGACGCCGCTCCTGTTCATGTTCTCCACCTCGCTGAAATCGGCCGGCCAGGTCTATGACCTTCGCCTGATCCCCGATCAGCCGACGCTCGCCAACTACATCAAGGTCCTGTCCGACGGGCGCTTCGGCCGCTGGTTCCTGAATTCGACGCTGATCGCCACGATCGTCACCCTGTCATGCCTGTTCTTCGACAGCCTCGTCGCCTACACGCTGGCGAAGTTCAGCTTTCCCGGCCGGCGGGCGGTCTTCCTGGCGATCCTGTCGACGCTGATGATTCCGACCGAGATGCTGGTCATCCCCTGGTACCTGATGGCGAGCAAGCTCGGCTGGATCGACACCTATTGGGGCATCATGTTCCCCGGCATGATCACAGCCTTCGGCGTCTTCCTGATGAAGCAATTCTTCGAGACGGTCCCGAACGACTTCCTTGAAGCGGCGCGGGTCGACGGCCTCAACGAGTTCGCGATCTGGTGGAAGGTTGCGCTGCCGCTCGTCACGCCCGCGCTTTCGGCGCTCGCGATCTTCACCTTCCTCGGCAACTGGACGGCCTTCTTCTGGCCTCTGATCGTCACCACCGACCAGTCGCTCTACACGCTGCCGGTCGGGCTTTCGAGTTTCGCCGTCGAGCAATCGATCCAGTGGGAGCTGATCATGACGGGAGCGGCGCTCGCCACCATCCCGACGCTGCTGATCTTCCTGTTCTTGCAACGCTA